In a single window of the Aridibaculum aurantiacum genome:
- a CDS encoding isoprenyl transferase yields the protein MSDLKQQIDLTRLPKHIAIIMDGNGRWAKEKGEDRLFGHFHGVESVRNIVEGCAELGVEYLTLYAFSTENWDRPENEVNGLMALLVDTIRKEVETLNKNNIKLHVIGDMKMLPQYAVEELQEALEMTSKNTGLNLVMALSYSSRWELLNAVKNIAIEVKSGTLDPDTISYDTLQRFLTTSNFPDPELMIRTSGEYRISNFLLYQLAYAELYFTNTRWPDFRKHNLYEAILDFQARERRFGKTSEQLA from the coding sequence ATGTCGGACCTTAAACAACAAATTGATCTTACACGATTGCCTAAGCATATAGCCATCATTATGGATGGTAATGGCAGGTGGGCAAAAGAAAAAGGTGAAGATCGGCTCTTTGGACACTTTCATGGCGTAGAAAGCGTACGCAACATAGTAGAAGGCTGCGCTGAATTGGGAGTAGAATATCTTACACTTTACGCCTTTAGCACAGAAAACTGGGATCGCCCTGAGAACGAGGTGAACGGACTAATGGCGCTACTGGTTGATACCATTCGCAAAGAAGTAGAAACTCTTAATAAGAACAACATTAAACTGCATGTAATAGGCGACATGAAAATGTTGCCGCAATATGCAGTAGAAGAACTGCAGGAAGCACTGGAAATGACCAGCAAAAACACCGGCCTGAACCTGGTAATGGCGCTAAGCTATAGCAGCAGGTGGGAGCTTCTGAATGCAGTAAAAAATATAGCGATTGAGGTAAAAAGCGGAACGCTTGATCCCGACACCATTTCTTACGACACACTTCAGCGGTTTCTAACCACCAGCAATTTTCCCGATCCTGAACTAATGATCAGGACAAGTGGCGAGTATCGTATCAGCAACTTTTTATTGTACCAACTGGCTTATGCCGAGTTGTATTTTACCAATACAAGATGGCCCGACTTCCGCAAGCATAACCTGTACGAAGCTATCCTCGACTTCCAGGCGAGAGAGCGAAGATTTGGAAAAACAAGTGAACAACTTGCATAA
- a CDS encoding CBS domain-containing protein, whose amino-acid sequence MLISQLITNHYPTVEPEDKVSLALQLMDDFDIIHLPIVEDKKFIGLVCKDDLLDVEEDGVLQYLRNDFIIRSVKSTEHFLSALKLASTNQLSLVPVVNDEMEWVGAITCQELLKTATQFTGAEEIGAIIVLEMERKSYSFGEISRLVETNDAHITQFNTYTETETGLLVVTIKINKQEVSDIIATFQRYEYSIRYFIGEEHYENELRYNYNHLMSYLKI is encoded by the coding sequence ATGCTGATCAGCCAACTTATCACCAATCATTATCCTACAGTAGAGCCAGAAGATAAAGTTTCCCTTGCCCTTCAGTTGATGGATGACTTCGATATTATTCACCTTCCCATAGTAGAAGACAAGAAGTTCATAGGATTGGTTTGCAAAGATGACCTGCTGGATGTAGAGGAAGATGGTGTACTTCAATATTTACGGAACGATTTCATTATTCGCTCAGTTAAGTCTACTGAACATTTTCTCAGTGCCTTAAAGCTTGCTTCTACCAACCAGCTTTCGTTGGTACCAGTTGTAAATGATGAGATGGAATGGGTTGGCGCCATCACCTGCCAGGAATTATTAAAAACAGCCACACAGTTTACCGGGGCCGAGGAAATAGGGGCTATCATTGTGCTGGAAATGGAACGTAAGAGTTATTCCTTTGGAGAAATAAGCAGGTTAGTAGAAACCAATGATGCTCATATAACTCAATTTAACACCTACACCGAAACCGAAACCGGGCTTTTAGTCGTAACTATAAAAATCAATAAACAAGAGGTTTCTGATATTATAGCTACATTTCAGCGCTATGAGTACAGTATTCGCTACTTTATTGGTGAAGAACATTATGAGAACGAACTTAGGTACAACTACAATCACCTGATGTCGTACCTCAAGATTTGA
- a CDS encoding DUF6089 family protein, giving the protein MKKIVIVLLACVVSLSTRAQIMNSYVQEGEFGLAVGLGHYFGDLNTRAALNRPKFSAGAFFRKQFSNYIGVKVAANYARLGYSDVYSGNEVQKRRNLSFNTNIWELSLSGDFNFFKFFPGVEGFTYTPYVSLGVGVFSYDPFAYLNNEKHFLRPIGTEGQGSPAYPDRTPYGSMGVCFPLAVGFKYSVTEKINMFAEVGYRFTNTDYIDDVSTTYAPDAFQPLPNGQPSIGMLLADRSYETGTPIGIKGRQRGNSAQKDAYVLAQVGVSFNISSYRCPTPRSW; this is encoded by the coding sequence ATGAAAAAGATCGTTATTGTATTGCTGGCATGTGTTGTTTCCCTCAGCACCCGCGCCCAGATCATGAACAGTTATGTACAGGAAGGTGAATTTGGACTAGCTGTCGGTCTCGGTCATTATTTTGGAGATCTGAACACACGAGCCGCCCTTAATCGTCCTAAGTTTAGTGCAGGTGCATTTTTCCGCAAGCAGTTTAGCAACTACATTGGCGTGAAGGTAGCAGCAAACTATGCGCGTCTTGGTTATTCTGATGTATACAGTGGTAACGAAGTACAAAAGCGTCGCAATCTTAGCTTCAATACCAATATCTGGGAATTGTCGCTTAGTGGTGATTTCAATTTCTTCAAATTCTTCCCGGGTGTAGAAGGTTTCACCTATACCCCGTACGTATCATTAGGTGTTGGTGTATTCTCTTATGATCCTTTTGCATACCTCAACAATGAGAAACATTTTCTTCGTCCTATAGGTACTGAAGGACAGGGAAGCCCGGCTTATCCTGATCGCACACCATATGGATCTATGGGAGTATGTTTTCCACTTGCAGTTGGTTTTAAATACAGCGTGACAGAGAAGATAAACATGTTTGCAGAAGTAGGTTATCGTTTTACAAATACGGATTACATAGACGATGTAAGTACTACTTATGCGCCTGATGCATTTCAGCCACTACCAAACGGCCAGCCTTCTATAGGCATGCTGCTTGCTGACCGTAGCTACGAGACCGGTACACCAATAGGAATCAAAGGACGCCAGCGTGGTAACAGTGCCCAAAAAGATGCTTATGTATTGGCGCAGGTAGGTGTTTCTTTCAACATCTCTTCTTACCGTTGTCCAACTCCACGTAGCTGGTAA
- a CDS encoding NAD kinase, which translates to MKVAIYSRGIEAEQEVQLLTLLEELKRYHVKVCLHKSLAGPRSAVHMLPTDFSIFSKHEDLDDSFDCVISLGGDGTMLDTATLVRNKNIPILGINFGRLGFLASLGKEDVSAAVEALINGTYGTEKRTLLHLDASIPLFGDTPFGLNEFAIHKREFSPMIKIHTYLNGEFLNSYWADGLIVSTPTGSTGYNMSCNGPIVFPDSGSFVITPVAPHNLNVRSIIVPDDNIVSFEVEGRTDDFICMMDARREIVEKDVQLAVKKEDFTVKLVALNENSFLGTLREKLTWGLDKRN; encoded by the coding sequence ATGAAAGTAGCGATATATAGCCGAGGAATAGAAGCCGAGCAGGAAGTTCAACTGCTTACCTTACTGGAAGAACTCAAAAGATATCATGTAAAGGTTTGCCTTCATAAATCTTTGGCCGGTCCTCGATCTGCAGTACACATGCTACCGACAGATTTCTCCATTTTTAGCAAACACGAAGACCTTGATGATAGTTTTGACTGTGTGATAAGCCTGGGTGGCGATGGCACTATGCTGGACACTGCAACGCTGGTAAGAAATAAAAACATCCCTATTCTTGGTATCAACTTCGGCCGACTTGGCTTCCTCGCAAGTTTGGGTAAAGAAGATGTAAGCGCTGCCGTAGAAGCGCTTATCAATGGCACATATGGCACTGAAAAAAGAACGCTCCTTCACCTTGATGCCAGCATACCCTTGTTTGGCGATACACCTTTTGGACTAAATGAATTCGCCATTCACAAAAGGGAGTTTTCACCAATGATAAAAATACACACCTACCTGAATGGTGAATTTTTGAATAGCTATTGGGCGGATGGATTGATCGTATCTACACCTACCGGTTCTACAGGATATAATATGAGTTGTAATGGCCCGATCGTTTTTCCTGATAGCGGAAGCTTTGTTATTACCCCGGTGGCACCGCACAATTTAAATGTTCGCTCCATCATAGTTCCTGATGATAATATTGTGAGTTTTGAAGTGGAGGGTAGAACGGATGACTTCATTTGTATGATGGATGCGCGCAGGGAGATTGTAGAGAAAGACGTTCAATTAGCAGTTAAAAAAGAAGATTTCACCGTGAAGCTGGTAGCGTTAAATGAAAACAGTTTCCTTGGTACGCTACGCGAAAAACTCACCTGGGGTCTTGATAAAAGGAATTAA
- a CDS encoding alpha/beta fold hydrolase, which produces MQYEIKQQDKFKYIEKGQGEPLVLLHGLFGALSNFKDLIEHFSQNYKVVVPMLPLFELDIFHTTVGGLEKFVHKFIEARDYKNIHLLGNSLGGHVALVHILKHPERIKTLTLTGSSGLFENGMGDSYPKRGDKEYIRKKTELTFYDPAMATEELVNEVFEITNNRLKVIKIISLAKSAIRNNLGEELSQVKQPTCLIWGNNDTITPPFVAKEFNRLIPNSELHFIDKCGHAPMMEVPGEFNVILDQFLAKHAEPAATLA; this is translated from the coding sequence ATGCAGTACGAGATTAAACAACAGGATAAATTTAAATATATAGAAAAGGGGCAAGGTGAGCCTCTTGTATTGCTTCATGGCCTGTTTGGCGCCCTAAGTAATTTTAAAGACCTGATAGAACATTTTAGCCAAAACTACAAGGTGGTAGTACCTATGCTCCCACTGTTTGAATTGGATATTTTTCATACTACCGTGGGCGGACTTGAAAAGTTTGTCCACAAATTCATAGAAGCACGCGATTATAAAAACATTCACCTGCTTGGTAACTCACTTGGTGGACACGTAGCGCTGGTTCATATACTTAAGCATCCTGAAAGAATAAAAACTCTTACGCTCACAGGTAGTTCAGGTTTATTTGAAAACGGGATGGGCGATAGCTATCCTAAGCGTGGCGATAAAGAATATATCCGTAAAAAGACTGAGCTTACTTTTTACGACCCGGCAATGGCTACCGAAGAACTGGTAAATGAAGTTTTTGAAATAACCAACAACCGGTTAAAAGTCATCAAGATTATTTCATTAGCGAAAAGCGCTATACGTAACAACCTGGGCGAAGAGCTGAGCCAGGTAAAACAACCTACTTGCCTTATCTGGGGTAACAACGATACCATCACTCCGCCATTTGTTGCTAAAGAATTCAACAGGCTAATTCCAAACAGCGAACTTCATTTTATTGATAAATGTGGCCACGCTCCTATGATGGAAGTACCCGGTGAATTCAATGTTATACTAGATCAATTCCTGGCGAAACATGCAGAACCCGCGGCAACGTTGGCGTAG
- a CDS encoding POTRA domain-containing protein, whose product MLVYLSFICVVQNLYAQQDSTSIEKTASILPAAEADSLGSLVMVGNITILGYKKTKEYIIQREIPFKQGDYMLKSTLKEKLELARQQLMNTTLFVDVEVTAKYAEEVAFVQVVVKERWYLFPLPYFKIVGRNFNDWWVEHNRSLQRVNYGIKFMQNNVSGRNDHLNFALVAGYTQQVYIRYENPFIEKSLKHGMSIGVSYNRNREVNYADSMNKQLFVRNPDAFLNRSFHIDVGYSYRPAIKTRHHFRVQYNDVEIDDTILEKNPAYHPEGRKRIKYSGFSYSIQHFDVDYIPYPTRGFMGDAYASTRFSKDFLGQIGFRGTFTKEVFTTSYLQFQAAGLLKMPFNQAYYSLGMFGSADFYMRGLEPYVIQGVFGGVARATAIKKVLAFNIKNPINTKTHDKIPFRFMLKAYGDVGYAHLPNRYVGNSMLNNKILRTWGAGVDILSIYDMVLKIEYSFNQLGERGFFIHTAADF is encoded by the coding sequence TTGCTGGTTTACTTATCCTTTATCTGCGTTGTACAAAATCTATATGCGCAGCAAGACTCAACATCAATAGAAAAAACTGCATCCATTCTTCCGGCTGCAGAAGCAGATAGCCTCGGCAGCCTGGTGATGGTTGGTAATATCACTATCCTGGGCTACAAGAAGACAAAAGAATATATCATACAGCGGGAAATTCCTTTCAAGCAAGGCGACTACATGCTAAAATCCACGCTAAAGGAAAAACTGGAGCTGGCAAGGCAGCAGCTTATGAACACCACCTTGTTTGTAGATGTAGAGGTTACCGCCAAGTATGCAGAAGAAGTAGCATTTGTACAAGTAGTGGTAAAAGAAAGATGGTACCTCTTCCCTCTTCCTTATTTCAAAATAGTAGGTAGAAACTTTAATGACTGGTGGGTAGAGCATAACCGCAGCCTGCAACGGGTGAACTACGGTATCAAATTCATGCAAAACAATGTAAGTGGCCGAAACGACCACCTGAACTTTGCATTGGTTGCCGGTTATACACAGCAGGTTTATATACGGTATGAAAACCCATTCATTGAGAAGTCATTGAAACACGGGATGTCAATAGGTGTAAGCTATAACCGCAACCGCGAAGTGAATTATGCTGATAGCATGAATAAACAATTGTTTGTACGCAACCCTGATGCTTTCCTTAATAGGAGCTTTCATATTGATGTTGGTTACTCTTACCGACCGGCTATTAAAACCCGCCACCACTTTAGGGTGCAATACAATGATGTAGAAATTGATGATACTATATTGGAAAAAAATCCAGCCTATCACCCAGAGGGTAGGAAAAGGATAAAGTACAGCGGCTTTTCATACAGCATCCAGCATTTTGATGTGGACTACATCCCCTACCCTACACGCGGCTTCATGGGCGATGCATATGCTTCCACCCGTTTCAGTAAAGATTTTTTAGGGCAAATAGGATTTAGAGGAACGTTTACTAAAGAGGTGTTTACAACTTCTTACCTACAGTTCCAGGCTGCAGGTTTGCTAAAAATGCCATTCAACCAGGCCTATTATAGTCTTGGAATGTTTGGCAGTGCAGATTTTTATATGCGTGGTTTAGAACCGTACGTTATACAAGGTGTATTTGGTGGAGTTGCCCGTGCCACCGCCATTAAAAAAGTTCTTGCTTTCAACATAAAGAACCCGATCAATACTAAGACACACGATAAAATTCCTTTCCGTTTTATGCTGAAAGCCTATGGTGATGTAGGTTATGCTCACTTGCCTAACCGCTATGTTGGCAATAGCATGCTCAACAATAAGATACTACGTACATGGGGCGCTGGTGTCGATATTCTCTCCATCTACGACATGGTTTTGAAAATAGAATACAGCTTCAACCAATTAGGAGAACGTGGCTTCTTCATACATACAGCTGCAGATTTCTAA